A single genomic interval of Drosophila virilis strain 15010-1051.87 chromosome 2, Dvir_AGI_RSII-ME, whole genome shotgun sequence harbors:
- the Cad89D gene encoding cadherin-89D: MRLLSILYLICNCSTLVGSGSCVFHSLDGAATESEGVRFIRLREDAQVGKEILRVQAYPRSSVALKGADASADHKYFNLTEYNSTTLVVSLARSLERLVDRDVPRNLLKFRILCSGRNEKLEEGSYLSITVYIEDVNDNAPEFLNVPYVVDVDENTSVESIIFQGVQAFDRDKPNTPNSEVHFSMSTVPEQLSADGRPYFALKSPHRPLLILKRELDFDNGIRQFKLPIFVWDRGTPANQANTTITINVRDVDDLPPKFTEGVYRTKINEFYPMTGMPIRIPLYFAPPIMAFDQDSLNATLVYDIISGNERQLFRVNPHNGVMYLQKEIDLEEESLPGNTFVVQLEARQKDNPLKKALARIEVEVLDLNDNVPEFEADFYNISIVENLPTGFSVLQVNAIDRDQGENAEFLYNLVENKTAAGAFRIDSRTGWITVRDDRLLDREQRRSIQLKVEALERNPSYLDDKHLKKPGPSMVRVDITLLDSNDNNPKFDHGNLYEFKVPITAAVGSKIGRVAAHDPDDGPNGQLLYELQRPKGSGYIPFRLDSKNGTIYVAGPLRRGRIAVFVEASDQPTNPSERRFSLAVITIEVYATIDDQAIDFVGAPYEFWVGASTPLGTSVGQVRTTLIYDGEDEIMYDLLHTYSEGVPFAIEERSGIITVIRELSEFKRRIYNFEAVANYLFANSSQPLIASRSSLPLTTAASPELSDEGVLITNLTIHIVNKPEPEKVPLRPVIEEINMNIINFHVEENLVGGIIGQLLYKNALNVANNELGSFRELSTAVGSGNLTMGSRFRSRNRSRSRNSKSKRRLPRRLAGETNLKLRYIIANQQEVINKITITEDGTLLTLIGLDREQQASYELTVIVEYSTGLVSGAGIYQVNIKVDDVNDNAPKFNALTYVGLINENCAVGTELSMNQAIQITDADEGMNAEFRVQLQGDSSDQFTIEYVNASTGENASQHKLPQSTGAFNIFNLTDQWNEEFKYQELHNSFMQSNFKLSTGPYFRISYTGKRGLDREKQQLYNLKIVAADTGGLSGYAHLTILVADVNDNGPMFERISVFKDSRLEIREYNTDMEIYFVESSHGMILPPAGANAMMMAPPAYHIPGSPRLHMEREKGSAVGAVAGAGVVGRAKSRRRMARAIPVKCPLFAIYEDTPVGAKLLQLSASDEDFGKNAQLHYELYGEQVERSPGMPMIKLHTVRHFAIDKLSGELTVNYPLAANIEIWLNLSVTDIDGLKDTTCLRFTVIDVNNHVPAFKKSWYSFDTPEGDYKDSVLGQVLAIDMDYGENANITYSLSDQQLPFTVKPASGVLKINGQLDRELRAKYNFQVIASDNAEPMLRLSSSVDIEVNVMDINDNRPEFIGYDDQTKAIKYIADLADRTMMLPVYKAYLDRSTLPGMFVKQVTAIDKDYVGNGNGLVLYSILHQELHAPVFQIDSRDGTITTVSNIRGYNDYEHLNVSVIASDLGSPALSATAVVLINLQGQAVTEPTPPPKPEIPINVTIFQHPYYDVQLTENNEAPIEVMRLNLTAGLNAENYRWSLWLEEGLDESDAHPPFEYDAKNMLLYALKPFDREHIARYQLRVRADRLSRGARNYAKVSYPVVDERVEGLSASECRIVVRIADENDNSPKFRGNGQPIVAVLPRSASFGYHVTRVTATDADEGLNAEIRYRLLNEPTRLFGIDDLTGNIRLLGDLPLDERIYGFDVKATDRMGADDGRSGIVNVFVYIIDEAKQVRLVVAGMPVDVERRIDSLMDALSSAIGKDVRVRLLEPNSGGTEVATNAYIYAVDPHTNSIVEMEQLQESLAGLQLDALQLQQLQHQPVDSSKTMPRIIELAEFGQTPRPTHASASGFMGGLELVTLVLLALASLGALVAACCYLCMRQKRQLWSQRDFAASEAGLAYTIAGVNQSRSQQRRQRQRQQRHTQRCSKGSSNIGQQRPTSGFLNESVCSSAQTQSTAAATEKLEQQLHHHHQQQALVTQQQHHQYLNEQQQQQQQQCPREYIDVPLPKSIAKAAAAAAAAATATDANAPFVLKYNSCQPVNNLNNYETSLFSLHSTGQDSGVEFLSSRELYETSPDSFQHSGSKRISNAELLCPRHAKAHLELRQQPHTDSSDTYEDSLKTDEPLVAHNCRNGSCEHRAHQHQHQHQHPHYQNTKFEKRSSCVRHSFSGVKDDLMQHSPQISLRPRGHALRNSMNDLEQRLHNLEQSFRRPLEFSKSNSLF; encoded by the exons CTCTTGtctatattgtatttaatctGTAACTGTTCCACTTTAGTGGGCTCCGGCAGCTGCGTCTTCCACTCGCTAGATGGCGCTGCAACGGAAAGCGAAGGTGTGCGCTTCATACGGCTACGTGAGGACGCACAGGTGGGCAAGGAAATCTTACGCGTGCAGGCCTATCCACGCTCCAGCGTGGCCCTTAAAGGCGCCGATGCCAGCGCCGATCACAAGTATTTTAATCTAACAGAATACAATTCCACGACTCTGGTGGTTAGCCTGGCGCGTTCCCTGGAGCGTCTCGTGGATCGCGATGTGCCCCGAAATTTGCTCAAGTTTCGCATACTCTGCTCGGGCAGGAACGAAAAGCTTGAGGAG GGTAGCTACCTCTCCATTACGGTCTACATTGAGGATGTCAACGACAATGCGCCAGAGTTTCTCAATGTGCCTTATGTGGTTGATGTGGATGAAAATACATCTGTTGAGAGCATCATCTTTCAGGGCGTGCAGGCCTTCGATCGGGATAAGCCCAATACACCCAACTCGGAGGTGCACTTCAGCATGTCAACGGTTCCAGAACAGCTCTCCGCCGATGGCAGACCGTATTTTGCCCTGAAAAGTCCCCACCGACCGTTGTTAATACTCAAACGTGAGCTGGACTTTGATAACGGCATACGGCAGTTTAAGCTGCCAATCTTTGTCTGGGATCGTGGCACGCCCGCCAATCAGGCCAACACCACGATCACAATCAATGTGCGCGACGTGGATGATCTGCCACCCAAGTTCACCGAGGGCGTCTATCGCACCAAGATCAATGAGTTCTATCCAATGACCGGCATGCCCATACGCATTCCGCTGTACTTTGCGCCACCGATCATGGCCTTTGATCAGGACTCATTGAATGCCACACTCGTCTATGACATCATCTCTGGCAATGAGCGTCAGCTGTTTCGTGTGAATCCACATAACGGAGTTATGTATCTGCAGAAGGAAATTGATCTCGAGGAGGAAAGCTTACCGGGCAATACGTTTGTGGTGCAGCTGGAGGCAAGACAGAAGGATAATCCACTAAAGAAAGCTCTGGCACG CATCGAGGTGGAGGTGCTTGATCTGAACGACAATGTGcctgagtttgaggccgatttCTACAACATATCTATTGTGGAGAATCTGCCCACGGGCTTCAGCGTCTTGCAGGTGAATGCCATTGATCGGGACCAAGGCGAGAACGCCGAGTTTCTCTACAATCTTGTCGAGAATAAAACAGCTGCTGGCGCCTTTCGCATTGACTCTCGCACCGGCTGGATCACTGTGCGCGATGATCGCTTGCTCGATCGAGAGCAACGCAGATCCATACAGCTGAAGGTGGAGGCGCTGGAACGCAATCCCTCCTACCTGGATGACAAGCATCTGAAGAAACCGGGTCCCAGCATGGTGCGCGTGGACATCACATTGCTggacagcaacgacaacaatccAAAGTTCGATCATGGTAATCTGTACGAGTTTAAGGTGCCCATAACGGCAGCTGTGGGCTCTAAGATCGGTCGGGTGGCCGCTCACGATCCCGACGATGGCCCCAACGGTCAGTTACTCTACGAGCTACAGCGGCCCAAAGGCAGCGGCTACATACCTTTTCGTCTGGACAGCAAAAACGGCACCATCTATGTGGCTGGTCCGCTGCGACGTGGTCGCATCGCGGTGTTTGTAGAGGCCAGCGATCAGCCGACCAATCCCTCAGAGCGTCGCTTCTCCTTGGCCGTCATCACCATCGAAGTCTATGCAACGATCGATGATCAGGCAATTGATTTTGTGGGCGCGCCCTATGAATTTTGGGTGGGCGCGAGTACGCCGCTGGGCACGTCGGTGGGTCAGGTGCGCACCACATTGATATACGATGGCGAGGACGAGATAATGTACGATCTGTTGCACACATATTCCGAGGGCGTGCCGTTTGCAATCGAGGAGCGATCGGGCATTATCACAGTCATACGTGAGCTATCGGAATTCAAGAGGCGCATCTATAACTTTGAAGCGGTGGCCAACTAT CTATTTGCCAATTCATCGCAGCCGCTGATCGCATCGCGCAGCTCACTGCCGCTGACTACGGCAGCCTCACCCGAGCTCAGCGATGAGGGTGTGCTCATAACGAATCTAACGATCCACATTGTAAACAAGCCCGAGCCGGAGAAGGTGCCGCTGCGACCTGTCATAGA GGAAATCAATATGAATATAATCAACTTCCATGTGGAGGAGAATCTGGTGGGCGGCATTATTGGCCAGCTGCTCTACAAGAATGCGCTGAATGTGGCCAACAACGAACTGGGCAGCTTTCGTGAGCTAAGCACAGCTGTGGGCAGCGGCAACCTCACCATGGGCAGCCGTTTCCGCAGTCGCAATCGCAGTCGGAGTCGCAACTCCAAGTCGAAGCGACGGCTACCGCGACGTCTGGCGGGGGAGACAAATCTGAAGCTGCGCTATATTATAGCCAATCAGCAGGAGGTTATCAACAAGATAACCATTACGGAAGATGGCACTCTGCTAACGCTGATTGGACTGGATCGGGAGCAGCAGGCCAGCTATGAGCTGACAGTGATAGTGGAGTACAGCACGGGGCTGGTGAGCGGAGCGGGCATCTATCAGGTGAACATCAAGGTGGACGATGTCAACGATAATGCGCCCAAGTTCAATGCGCTCACCTACGTTGGCCTGATCAATGAAAACTGCGCCGTGGGCACAGAGCTCTCCATGAACCAGGCCATACAGATAACCGATGCCGATGAGGGCATGAATGCCGAGTTCCGTGTGCAACTCCAGGGTGACTCCAGCGATCAGTTCACCATTGAGTATGTCAATGCCAGCACTGGCGAGAATGCCAGCCAACATAAGCTGCCGCAAAGCACGGGTGCTTTCAATATATTCAATCTGACCGATCAGTGGAACGAGGAGTTCAAGTACCAGGAGCTGCACAACTCCTTCATGCAGTCAAACTTCAAGCTCAGCACCGGTCCCTACTTTCGGATTAGCTATACGGGCAAGCGCGGCCTGGACAGGGAGAAACAGCAGCTCTACAATCTTAAAATTGTGGCCGCGGACACCGGTGGCCTCTCGGGCTATGCGCATCTCACGATTCTCGTAGCAGATGTCAATGATAATGGACCAATGTTTGAGCGCATTTCCGTGTTCAAGGATTCGCGTCTGGAAATTCGCGAATATAATACGGATATGGAAATCTATTTTGTGGAGAGCTCACATGGCATGATCCTGCCTCCTGCTGGCGCCAATGCCATGATGATGGCGCCACCCGCCTATCACATACCTGGCTCCCCCAGACTGCATATGGAGAGGGAGAAGGGCAGCGCGGTTGGAGCCGTCGCTGGCGCTGGTGTTGTGGGTCGAGCCAAATCTCGACGCCGTATGGCACGAGCCATTCCAGTTAAATGCCCCCTGTTTGCCATTTATGAGGACACGCCTGTGGGCGCCAAGCTGCTGCAATTGAGCGCCAGCGATGAAGACTTTGGCAAGAATGCCCAGCTGCACTATGAGCTATACGGCGAGCAGGTGGAACGTTCGCCGGGCATGCCCATGATCAAGTTGCATACCGTACGCCACTTTGCCATAGACAAGCTGAGCGGCGAGCTGACGGTCAACTATCCGCTGGCGGCCAACATTGAGATCTGGCTGAATCTGAGCGTAACCGATATAGACGGCCTCAAGGACACCACCTGCCTGCGCTTCACGGTCATCGatgtgaacaatcatgtgccGGCCTTCAAAAAGTCCTGGTACAGTTTTGACACACCCGAGGGCGACTACAAGGACAGTGTGCTGGGCCAGGTGCTGGCCATTGACATGGACTATGGCGAGAATGCGAACATAACGTATTCTCTAAGTGACCAGCAGCTGCCGTTCACAGTGAAGCCCGCCTCGGGCGTACTTAAGATCAATGGCCAGCTGGATCGGGAGCTGCGTGCCAAGTACAATTTCCAGGTGATAGCCAGTGACAATGCGGAGCCGATGCTGCGTCTGTCGAGTAGCGTCGATATCGAGGTGAACGTGATGGATATCAATGACAATCGTCCGGAGTTCATTGGCTACGATGATCAGACCAAGGCGATCAAGTATATAGCTGATCTGGCAGATCGCACCATGATGTTGCCTGTCTATAAGGCGTATCTGGATCGGAGCACGCTGCCGGGCATGTTTGTCAAGCAGGTGACTGCCATCGACAAGGATTATGTGGGCAACGGCAATGGACTGGTGCTCTACTCCATATTGCATCAGGAGCTGCATGCACCGGTCTTTCAGATAGATTCCCGTGACGGCACCATTACCACGGTGTCCAATATACGGGGCTACAATGATTATGAGCATCTCAATGTATCTGTGATTGCCTCAGATCTGGGCAGTCCAGCGCTGTCGGCCACCGCCGTGGTGCTCATCAATTTGCAGGGCCAGGCGGTCACTGAGCCAACGCCGCCACCCAAGCCAGAGATTCCGATCAATGTGACCATATTCCAGCATCCGTACTATGACGTCCAGCTGACGGAGAACAATGAGGCGCCCATTGAGGTAATGCGTCTGAACCTGACGGCTGGCTTGAATGCCGAAAACTATCGCTGGTCACTGTGGCTGGAGGAGGGTCTGGACGAGTCCGATGCGCATCCACCGTTCGAATACGATGCCAAGAATATGCTGCTCTACGCCCTCAAGCCATTCGATCGGGAGCACATCGCACGCTATCAGCTCCGGGTACGCGCCGATCGCCTGAGTCGAGGAGCACGCAACTACGCCAAGGTATCCTATCCGGTGGTCGATGAGCGCGTCGAGGGTCTCTCGGCCAGTGAGTGCCGCATTGTTGTGCGCATCGCAGACGAAAACGATAATTCACCCAAGTTCCGCGGCAACGGGCAGCCAATTGTGGCCGTGCTGCCCCGCAGCGCCAGTTTCGGCTACCACGTGACCCGCGTCACAGCCACGGACGCCGACGAGGGCCTCAATGCCGAGATTCGCTATCGTCTGCTAAATGAGCCCACCCGACTCTTTGGCATCGATGACCTAACGGGCAACATACGCCTGTTGGGCGATCTGCCGCTGGACGAGCGCATCTATGGCTTCGATGTGAAGGCCACCGATCGCATGGGTGCCGATGACGGACGCAGCGGCATTGTTAATGTCTTTGTGTACATCATAGACGAGGCCAAGCAGGTGCGTCTCGTGGTGGCCGGCATGCCGGTGGATGTCGAGCGTCGCATTGACAGCCTAATGGATGCGCTCAGCTCTGCCATTGGCAAGGATGTGCGCGTGCGGCTGCTGGAACCCAATTCTGGAGGAACTGAAGTGGC CACCAATGCCTACATCTATGCCGTCGATCCACACACCAATTCCATTGTGGAAATGGAGCAGCTGCAAGA GTCTCTGGCCGGACTGCAACTGGAtgcactgcagctgcagcagcttcaGCACCAGCCAGTGGACAGCAGCAAGACAATGCCGCGCATCATCGAATTGGCCGAGTTTGGGCAGACGCCGCGTCCCACGCACGCCTCCGCCTCCGGCTTTATGGGCGGCCTGGAATTGGTGACTTTggtgctgctggcgctggctAGCCTGGGCGCGCTTGTAGCTGCCTGTTGTTACCTGTGCATGCGCCAAAAAcg TCAGCTCTGGTCACAGCGCGACTTTGCCGCCTCGGAAGCCGGTCTTGCCTATACCATAGCCGGCGTCAACCAGTCCCGGTcgcagcagcgacgccagcgccagcgccagcagcggcaCACGCAGCGCTGCAGCaagggcagcagcaacattggACAGCAGCGTCCGACAAGCGGCTTCTTGAACGAGTCGGTGTGCTCCTCGGCGCAAACCCAGTCAACGGCAGCGGCGACAGAGAAACTGGAACAGCAGTTGCATCaccatcaccagcagcaggcgctggtcacacagcagcagcatcatcagtACCTGAACGA acagcagcagcagcagcagcagcagtgcccGCGAGAATATATAGACGTGCCGCTGCCCAAGTCCATTGCCAAGGCAGCGGCCGCGGCCGCGGCGGCAGCTACGGCAACCGATGCGAATGCTCCATTTGTGCTCAAATACAACTCCTGTCAGCCCGTCAATAATCT CAACAACTATGAAACGTCGCTGTTCTCGC